AGGACCACGGCCTTGCCACTCTCGAGGGGGGCGACGTCATGCCGATCGGCAACGGAACGGTTCTTGTGGGCATGGGCGAGCGGACGACACCACAGGCCGTCGGTCAGCTCGCGCGGTCGCTGTTCGCACAGGGCGGCGCGGAAAGAGTGATCGCCTGCAAACTGCCTATCGAGCGCGCCTCCATGCACCTCGACACCGTCTTCAGCTTCTGCGACCGCGATCTCGTGACGCTGTTTGCGGATGTCGCCCACAAGATCGAGCCCTATTCCATTCGTCCGGGCGAGCGCGAAGGCACGATCGATGTACGCAAGGAAGAGCGGCCGCTCGTAGAGGTCGCGGCCGAGGTGCTGGGGCTGAAGCAGTTGCGCGTGGTCGAGACGGGCGGCGATGCCTATGTCGCTGAACGCGAGCAATGGGATGACGGCAACAACGTCGTGGCGCTCGAGCCTGGCGTCGTCGTCGCTTACGACCGCAACACCTACACCAACACCCAACTGCGCAAGGCAGGCGTAGAGGTCATCACCGTGCCGGGCGCCGAACTCGGCCGCGGCAGGGGTGGCGGTCATTGCATGACGTGCCCCCTCATCCGGGATCCGGTTTAAAGGAGGTCTATCATGCCCGTTAACCTGAGAGGTCGCAGTGTCCTGAAGCTGCTCGATTTCACGCCGGACGAGATCCGTTTCCTGCTCAAACTGTCAGCTTCGCTCAAGCAGGCGAAATATGGCGGCTACGAGGAGCAACGCCTGAAAGGCAAGAACGTCGCGCTGATCTTCGAGAAGGATTCGACGCGCACACGCACGGGTTTCGAGGTGGCCGCCTATGACCAGGGCGCCCACGTTACCTATCTCGGGCCAACCGGCACCCAGATCGGCAAGAAGGAGTCGATGAAGGATACCGCCCGCGTTCTCGGGCGGATGTATGACGGCATCGAGTATCGCGGCTTCGGACAGGAACAGGCGGAAACCTTGGCGGCCTATGCCGGCGTTCCGGTCTACAACGGACTGACCGACGAGTTCCATCCGACGCAGATTCTCGCCGATTTCCTGACCATGCGGGAATACACGCGCAAGCACCTGTCCCAGGTAAGTTTCGCCTTCCTCGGTGACGCCGGAAACAACATGGGCAACTCGCTGCTGGCAGGCGCCGCGCAGATCGGCATGGATGTGCGCCTCGGCGCGCCGAAAGCCTGCTGGCCTGAGGACCATTTGGTGCGTCAGTGCCAGGAGATCGCAGCCAGGACCGGTGCGAAGATCGCCCTGACCGAAGATCCTTACGAGGCCGTCAACGGCTGCGATTTCGTCTACACCGATGTGTGGGTGTCAATGGGGGAGCCGGACTCGGTCTGGAAGGAACGCATTGAACTGCTCACACCCTATCGTGTCACCGCTGGCATCATGGCGGCGACGGGCAATCCGCATGCGAAATTCATGCACTGCCTGCCCGCGTTCCACAATCGCGAGACCGAGGTCGGCGAGAAGATCTTCCAGCAATACGGCATCGACAGCATGGAAGTGACCGAAGAGGTCTTCGAGTCCGAAGCGTCCATCGTCTTCGACCAGGCGGAAAACCGAATGCACACGATCAAGGCCCTGCTGGTCGCAACCTTGGGGTCGTGACATGAGGGTCGTGATAGCACTGGGCGGTAATGCGCTCCTCAAGCGCGGCGAGCCAATGACGGCCGATGCGCAACGCACCAACGTTCGCAAGGCGGCCGCAGCGATGGCCGATCTGGCGCGCGACCATGACATCGTGGTCGCCCATGGAAACGGACCACAGGTCGGTCTCCTCGCCTTGCAGGCGGCGGCCTACAAAGACGTCGACCCCTATCCGCTCGATGTCCTGGGTGCAGAGAGCGTCGGCATGATCGGCTATCTGGTCGAGCAGGAGCTGACCAATGCGATGCCTGCGGGTTCAAGGATCGCGACACTGCTGACCCAGATCGAGGTGGACCGGGACGATCCCGCCTTCGCTCGCGCGGAAAAGCCGATAGGTCCGGTCTACACGCAGAACGAGGCGCTAAAGGCGAAAGAGGCATATGGCTGGCCGATGGTAGAAGAAGCGCAGGGCCGCTGGCGCCGGGTCGTCCCGTCACCACTACCTCAGCATATTACCCAGATCGAGACGATCAGGCTCCTTGTGGAGGCTGGCGTCACTGTCATCTGCGCCGGCGGTGGAGGTATCCCGGTCATGCGCGAAGCCGATGGGACGCTTCGGGGACTGGAAGCGGTGATCGACAAGGACAAAGCAGCCGGGCTTCTCGCCAGGGCGCTCGGGGCCGACGCTTTCCTGATGCTGACCGACGTGGACGCCGTTTATGAGGGGTGGGGAACGGTGGATAGGCGGCCGATCCGCAAAGTAACGCCTGCCGAATTGACCAGCGATATGTTCGCGGCCGGGTCCATGCGACCGAAAGTCGAAGCGGCGTGCGATTTTGCGAACGCGGGCGGGATTGCTGGAATAGGCCGGCTTGAAGATGCGCGCGGGATTCTAGAAGGGCGGCAAGGCACGTTGGTGACGCTTCAGGCGATCAATCCAGCGAGCTGATATCGCAAGCTGAGAGCGGCGGCGAAAAATCCGGCACTGCGCGCCGAACGCGGTCAGCGCAGGTTCGTTTGTCATCTATCACCTCTGACCGACCTGGAACGGGACGCAGGACATCGCCATGCAACTGCGCCCTCAGTTCCAGCCAACGCGCCTTGAGAACCTGCCAGTTGTGATCGTCGTATGTGCCACTGACGACAACAGGGTGAACCCGAATGCGGGGCGGGAGACCATCACCATGATCCCTCCATTTCCGCCATTCGCGAAGCCAAAGACTGTTCTTGCGATCCACACGCCCAATCTGCTGCTCGACAATGCCGGGATTCCACTCCGCGTGCAGTAGAATCACTGTGCGACAGGCCTCATGCAGATTCAGGCCCTCACGCCCGACGCGGGATTGCGCGAGTAGCACCATCGGCCAACTGGACGACCGGTTGAATGCAGATTGCAGCATACGCCGCGTTTGCGGTGCGGTTGCGCCTGACATCATCCTGGCGAAGTTGCCCTCGCTGAGAGCGGCGGTGCAAAAGTCGGCCACGGTAGCGGCGGCATAATGCTGCTGCGGGCGGAGTAAAATCCGGCCACCTATTTCCTTTCTGCAACGAGTGCAGGGGGGACAGGGGATCTACACCGTGGAACTTTATCTGAGGGTTCGGCTGGCTGTTTCAGAAGGAATGACGAAGCGCCAGGCAGCTAAGCATTTCAACATATCGCGCGACAGCGTGGCCAAGATGGTGGCCTATTCGACGCCGCCCGGCTATCAGCGGCGATCACCGATCCGGCGTCCGAAGCTGGATGCATTCGTTTCGACGATCGACCATTGGCTCGATGAAGACCTGAAGGTGCCGCGCAAGCAGCGCCATACGGCCAAGCGGGTGTTCGACCGCCTGCGCGACGAATGCGGGTTCACCGGCGGCTACACGATCATCAAGGATTATATGCGCGAGCGTGATCAGCGCCGCCAGGAGGTGTTCGTGCCGCTGTCGCATCCGCCCGGCCATGCGCAGGCGGACTTCGGTGAGGCGACGGTCGTGATTGGCGGCGTGGAGCAGAAGGCGCGCTTCTTTGTGCTCGATCTGCCGCATAGCGACGGGTGCTATGTGCGGGCCTATCCGGCGGCGGTGGCCGAAGCCTGGGTCGATGGCCACATCCATGCGTTCGCGTTCTTCGGGGCCGTACCGCGGTCGATCGTCTATGACAACGACCGCTGCCTTGTGGCGAAGATCCTGTCGGACGGCACACGCAAGCGGGCAGCGCTGTTCAGCGGCTTTCTGTCCCACTATCTGATCCGGGATCGCTACGGTCGTCCGGGGAAAGGCAACGACAAGGGGAATGTCGAGGGTCTCGTGGGCTATGCCCGTCGCAACTTCATGGTACCGATCCCACAGTTCCCGACATGGGATGCGTTCAACGCTTTTCTGGAAGAGCAGTGCCGCAAACGCCAGCGCGACAAGCTGCGGGGCGAGAGCGAGACGATCGGAGAACGGCTGCAGCGCGATCTTGCGGCCATGCGTCCCTTGCCGGCGTCGTCGTTTGATGCCTGCGATCAGGCCAGCGCTGTTGTGACTGCCCAGTCGCTGGTGCGCTACAAGACGAACGACTATTCCGTGCCGGTCGCCTACGGCCATCAGGACGTCTGGGTTCGGGGCTATGTCAATGAGGTGGTAATCGGCTGCCGCGGCGAGATTATCGCGCGTCATCCGCGATGCTGGGAACGCGAAGACGTCGTCTTCGATCCCATCCATTACCTGCCGCTGATCGAGCAGAAGATCAATGCGCTGGATCAGGCAGCGCCACTCCAGGGCTGGGACCTGCCGGAGGAGTTCGCGACGCTGCGCCGGCTGATGGAAGGCCGCATGGCCAAGCATGGGCGGCGGGAATATGTGCAGGTTCTCCGTCTCCTGGAAAACTTCGACCTTCCCGATCTACATGCAGCGGTGAAGCAGGCGATACAGCTCGGTGCGATCGGCTTCGATGCGGTCAAGCATCTGATCCTGTGCCGGGTCGAGCGCCGGCCGCCGCGATTGGACCTGGCGATCTATCCCTACCTGCCAAGGGCGACGGTCGAGAAGACCTCGGTAAAAGCGTATATGCGCCTCCTGTCGTCTGATGCGGGAGAAGCGGCATGAGCACCGAAGCACCAGAGATCCTGCTCGCCCATTATCTCAAGACCCTGAAGCTGCCGACCTTCCAGCGGGAGTACCAGAAGCTGGCCCGGCTATGTGCCACTGAAGGTGTCGATCATGTCGGATATCTCTTCCGGCTTGCCGAGCGGGAGATGATCGAACGCGATCGCCGCAAGGTCGAACGCCGGATCAAGGCGGCCAAATTCCCGGTCGTCAAAAGCTTGGATAGCTTCGACTTTACCGCCATACCTAAGCTGAACAAGATGCAGGTGCTGGAACTGGCCCGATGCGAATGGATCGAGCGCCGCGAGAACGTCATCGCCCTGGGCCCCAGCGGCACGGGTAAGACGCATGTGGCTCTCGGCCTCGGCCTGGCCGCATGCCAGAAAGGCTTGTCCGTCGGCTTCACGACGGCCGCCGCCCTGGTCAGTGAGATGATGGAGGCGCGTGATGAGCGGCGTCTGCTTCGGTTCCAGAAGCAGATTGTCAACGGCGGAGTAAAAACCGGCCACGGGGCGGAGCAAAAGTCGGCCACCTTGGCGCGCGCCTGAGACCGCCGGGAGGGCGTAGCCCGAGGGGGGGTCCCCGGCGCCCGCGGCGATTTTCAGAGAAGGCGTCAGCCGGCCTTTCGGGCGCGGCTTTGGGCGAGACGGTAGCTGTCGCCGTTCATCTCGAGGATGTTGACGTGGTGGGTGATGCGATCGAGCAGGGCGCCGGTCAGACGCTCGGACCCCAGGGTTTCCGTCCATTCGTCGAAAGGCAGATTGCTGGTGATCATGGTCGCACCGCGCTCGTAACGCTGGGAGATCAACTCGAACAACAATTCCGCGCCGGTCTTGGACAGCGGCACGAAGCCCAGCTCATCGATGATCAGCAGCTTGTAGGCTGCCATCTGCTTTTGGAAACGGAGCAGACGCCGCTCGTCACGCGCCTCCATCATCTCACTGACCAGGGCGGCGGCCGTGGTGAAGCCGACGGACAGCCCCTTCTGGCAGGCCGCCAGTCCGAGGCCGAGTGCGACATGCGTCTTGCCCGTGCCGCTGGGGCCGAGAGCGATCACGTTCTCGCGGCGGTCGATCCACTCGCAACGTGCCAGCTCCAGCACTTGCATCTTGTTCAGCTTGGGGATGGCTGTGAAGTCGAAGCTGTCGAGGCTTTTGACGACAGGGAATTTGGCCGCCTTGATCCGGCGTTCGACCTTGCGGCGATCGCGTTCGATCATCTCCCGTTCGGCAAGCCGGAACAGGTAGTCGATGTGGTCGACGCCCTCGGTGGCGCATAACCGGGCCAGCTTCTGATACTCGCGCTGGAAGGTCGGCAGCTTCAGGGTCTTGAGATAGTGGGCAAGCAGTATCTCGGGTGCTTCGGTGCTCATGCCGCTTCTCCCGCATCAGACGACAAAAGCCGCATGTAGGCTTTCGCCGAGGTCTTCTCGACCGTCGCCCTCGGCAGGTAGGGATAGATCGCCAGGTCCAGTCGAGGTGGCCGTCGCTCGACCCGGCACAGGATCAGATGCTTGACCGCATCGAATCCGATTGCGCCGAGCTGGATTGCCTGCTTCACCGCCGCATGCAGGTCGGCGAGCTCGAAGCTCTCCAGCAGGCGCAGAACCTGAACGTATTCCCGCCGACCATGCTTGGCCATGCGGCCTTCCATCAGCCGGCGCAGCGTAGCGAACTCTTCCGGCAGGTCCCAGCCTTGCAGAGGGGCGGCCTGATCCAGGGAATTGATCTTCTGCTCGATCAGCGGCAGGTAGTGGATAGGGTCGAAGACGACGTCTTCCCGATCCCAGCACCGCGGATGGCGAGCAATGATCTCGCCACGGCAGCCGATCACCACCTCGTCGACATAGCCCCGCACCCAGACGTCCTGATGACCGTAGGCGACCGGCACGGAATAGTCGTTGGTCTTGTATCGCACCAGGGACTGGGCCGTTACGCTGGTGCTGGCCTGATCGCAGGCATCGAAGGGTGATGTCGGCAATGGACGCATGGCCGCCAGATCCCGCTGCAGGCGCTCGCCGATCGTCTCGCTCTCGCCGCGCAGCCTGTCGCGCTGGCGTTTGCGGCACTGCTCCTCCAGAAAGGCGTTGAACGCATCCCATGTCGCAAACTGCGGGATCGGCACCATGAAGTTGCGCCGGGCGTAGCCCACAAGGCCCTCGACATTCCCTTTGTCATTGCCCTTTCCCGGCCGCCCATAGCGATCCCGGATCAGGTAGTGGGACAGGAAGCCGCTGAACAACACCGCCCGCTTGCGTGTACCGTCGGGCAGGATCTTTGCGACCAGGCAACGGTCGTTGTCGTAGACGATCGACTGCGGCACGCCCCCGAAGAAGGCAAATCCATGGATGTGACCGTCCACCCAGGCCTCGGCCACCGCCGCCGGATAGGCCCGAACATAGCAGCCATCACTATGCGGAAGATCCAGCACGAAGAAGCGGGCCTTCTGTTCCACACCGCCGATCACCACCATCGCCTCGCCGAAATCGGCCTGCGCGTGGCCCGGCGGATGGGCAAGTGGCACGAACACTTCCTGCCGGCGCTGATCCCGCTCGCGCATGTAGTCCTTGATGATCGTGTAGCCGCCGGTGAACCCGCACTCGTCGCGCAGGCGGTCAAATACCCGCCTGGCCGTATGCCGCTGCTTGCGCGGCACCTTCAGGTCCTCGTCGAGCCAATGCTCGATCGTCGAAACAAACGCATCCAGCTTCGGACGCCGGATCGGTGATCGCCGCTGGTAACCGGGTGGCGTCGAATACGACACCATCTTCGCCACGCTGTCGCGCGATATGTTGAAATGCTTCGCCGCCTGACGCTGCGTCATCCCTTCCGAAACAGCCAGACGAACCTTCAGATATAGTTCCACGGTGTAGATCCCCTGTCCCTCCTGCGATCATTGCAGAAGGAAGATAGGTGGCCGGATTTTACTCCGCCCGCAGCAGCATTATGCCGCCGCTACCGTGGCCGACTTTTGCACCGCCGCTCTCAATCGAGGCCGGTCTGCGCCACCTTGCCGGGCCGCAGCAGATCGGCGGCGGAAAAGCTGGTGCCCGAACCTTTCAGGCCAAGACCGGCGAAGCTGTCGAAGATGATCTGGGCGAGATTGTTCCAGTTGCCGATCAGGTATGCGAAGACCCCGACGAAGAGCGTCTTCTTGACCAGCCGGGCGATGACGTCGTCATCCGCACCCCAGGACCAGAACAGTGCCGCAAGCGTCACGTCTATGACGATCAGGGTGGTGGCGATGAAGGCGACCTCGCCGCCAAGCAGGCCGAAGCCGCTGTCGATGTAACTGGTGAAAACACCCAGAAAGTTGTCGATGACGCCGGTGCCGCCCATGGTTCACTGTCCCCCGTTCTGATGCGGAGCGGCGGGCACCGGCGTCCGGCCGAGGAACCGGTCGCGGTTCTCGGCCCAAGTGGCGAGGCAGCCGGGATCGTTCACGGCGGCCTCGCCTAACTGCTGGCAGTGGCGCAGGCTCTGGCGCGGCGGATCGGCAGGCGCCTGAAGCGCCGGGGCCGGTCGGGGCTGCGCTGGTTCGTACTCGCGTGTCATTTCGATCACCGTTGCGGTGATGGCGATGGCCACGAATATGATCGCGCCCAGCCGGGCCAGCATCTTGCCGTCCATGTCGCGCCCCTCCTGTCCGGTCAGTTGTTGCCGTTGCCGAACATCCGGGCATTGCCGGGCTGATAGCCCGATCCAGGCGTCAGAAAGCGCTCGCGCTGGATGCGGCCCTGTTCGGCAGCAGTGGCGCGCTCGGCTTCGATCAGGGCTTCGGAGCGACCATTGGCGGACATCAGCGCGATCAGGTCGGAAAGCTGCTGCGACTGGAGCGCGAGAAGCTGATTGCCCGCCTGTGTCGCCTGCAACGCGCCGGTCGCGTTCTGGCTCTGCCCGACAAGGGCGGACATTTCAGCGCGGTTGGTGTCGATATTTCCGACGACACCAGCCTGCACGCGCATGGCGTCCTGCAAACCGCCGACCGTATTCTGCCAGCGGGACCGCGCATCGGCGACGAGTTGGGCGTCGGTCGCGGACAGCGAAACCTTGCCGTATTTCTGTTGGAACATTTGATCGACATTCTGCACGTCGAAGGCAATGTTCTGCGCCTGGGCCAGAAGCTGCTGCGTGCGCTGGACATTCTGCTGCAAAGTCTGGAGCGAGGAATATGGCAGACTGGCGAGATTCTTCGCCTGATTGATGAGCATCTGCGCTTCATTCTGAAGCGAGGTGATCTGGTGGTTGATCTGCTCCAGTGTGCGTGCGGCGGTCAGAAGGTTCTGCGCATAGTTGGTCGGATCATAGACGATGCGGCCGAAGCCAAAAGCGTGAGCGGGGCTTGCCAGCATGGGCGACAGTGCAACAGGCATGGCGAGCGTCAGCGCCAGCACGGATGCACTGACATATCGGGAAACGGGGATACGGATCATGGCAGGGTCTCCTTTTCTTGGCTGTCATCTGGATGGATTTGATCTGGCGCGACCGACCGAGCGGGCTCTGTCCGTTCGACAAGATTGGTGAGGTTCGGGATCAGATCGACGGCCCATTCGACGCCGCGATCGCGCAGCCAGGCCGCGAGAAAACCGTCCTGCCCATGCTCGGCGATGAGTTCGGCGATACGGGTCTGATCGGATTTGGATGATGCGGCGCAGAGCGCGAGACCGACTTCGGAAAGGCCAAGCTCGAACAGGCGATTGCCGCGCCGCGATTGGCAGTAGTAGTCCCGCTTGGGCGTGGCCCGCGCGAGGATCTCGATTTGCCGGTCATTGAGGCCGAAGCGGCGGTAGATTGCCGTGATCTGCGGCTCGATGGCGCGTTCATTCGGGAGAAGCAGCCGCGTCGGGCAGCTTTCGATGATGGCGGGCGCGATATTGCTGCCGTCAATGTCCGAGAGCGACTGCGTGGCGAAGATGACGGACGCGTTCTTCTTCCTGAGTGTCTTCAGCCATTCGCGGAGCTGATTGGCGAACCCCTCATCATCGAGCGCCAGCCAGCCTTCGTCGATGATGAGCAGGGTTGGCCGACCATCGAGCCGGTCGCCGATCCGATGAAACAGATAGGACAGGACGGCAGGCGCAGCCCCAGTGCCGACCAGCCCCTCGATCTCGAAGGCCTGTACATCGGCTGATCCGAGATGTTCGGCCTCGGCGTCGAGCAACCGGCCATAGGCGCCGCCAATGCAGTATGGGCGCAACGCCTGTTTCAGATCGTTGGATTGCAGCAGCACGGCAAGGCCGGTGATGGTCCGTTCCCCCGCCGGGGCGGATGCCAGCGATGTCAGTGCCGTCCAGATGTGCTCCTTCACCTCCGGCGTGATGGTCATGCCTTCACGCATCAGGATCGCGGCGATCCAGTCAGCGGCCCATGACCGCTCATAGGCATCATCGATCTGCGCCAGCGGTTGCAGGGAAACGGAAACCTCCGATCCCTCGGTCAACCCACCGCCAAGATCATGCCAGTCGCCCCCCATGGCGAGCGCGGATGCCCGGATCGATCCCCCGAAATCGAAAGCGAAAATCTGGCTGCGATCATAGCGGCGAAATTGCAACGCCATCAGCGCCAGCAGCACGGACTTGCCCGCGCCGGTCGGGCCGACGACGAGGGTATGGCCCACGTCGCCGACATGAAGGGAAAGCCGGAACGGAGTCGAACCTTCGGTCTTGCCGTACAGCAAGGGGGGCGCTCCGAGATGTTCGTTCCGTTCCGGCCCCG
This DNA window, taken from Shinella zoogloeoides, encodes the following:
- the argF gene encoding ornithine carbamoyltransferase — encoded protein: MPVNLRGRSVLKLLDFTPDEIRFLLKLSASLKQAKYGGYEEQRLKGKNVALIFEKDSTRTRTGFEVAAYDQGAHVTYLGPTGTQIGKKESMKDTARVLGRMYDGIEYRGFGQEQAETLAAYAGVPVYNGLTDEFHPTQILADFLTMREYTRKHLSQVSFAFLGDAGNNMGNSLLAGAAQIGMDVRLGAPKACWPEDHLVRQCQEIAARTGAKIALTEDPYEAVNGCDFVYTDVWVSMGEPDSVWKERIELLTPYRVTAGIMAATGNPHAKFMHCLPAFHNRETEVGEKIFQQYGIDSMEVTEEVFESEASIVFDQAENRMHTIKALLVATLGS
- the arcC gene encoding carbamate kinase; this encodes MRVVIALGGNALLKRGEPMTADAQRTNVRKAAAAMADLARDHDIVVAHGNGPQVGLLALQAAAYKDVDPYPLDVLGAESVGMIGYLVEQELTNAMPAGSRIATLLTQIEVDRDDPAFARAEKPIGPVYTQNEALKAKEAYGWPMVEEAQGRWRRVVPSPLPQHITQIETIRLLVEAGVTVICAGGGGIPVMREADGTLRGLEAVIDKDKAAGLLARALGADAFLMLTDVDAVYEGWGTVDRRPIRKVTPAELTSDMFAAGSMRPKVEAACDFANAGGIAGIGRLEDARGILEGRQGTLVTLQAINPAS
- a CDS encoding helicase-related protein, which gives rise to MMSGATAPQTRRMLQSAFNRSSSWPMVLLAQSRVGREGLNLHEACRTVILLHAEWNPGIVEQQIGRVDRKNSLWLREWRKWRDHGDGLPPRIRVHPVVVSGTYDDHNWQVLKARWLELRAQLHGDVLRPVPGRSEVIDDKRTCADRVRRAVPDFSPPLSACDISSLD
- the istA gene encoding IS21 family transposase, which produces MELYLRVRLAVSEGMTKRQAAKHFNISRDSVAKMVAYSTPPGYQRRSPIRRPKLDAFVSTIDHWLDEDLKVPRKQRHTAKRVFDRLRDECGFTGGYTIIKDYMRERDQRRQEVFVPLSHPPGHAQADFGEATVVIGGVEQKARFFVLDLPHSDGCYVRAYPAAVAEAWVDGHIHAFAFFGAVPRSIVYDNDRCLVAKILSDGTRKRAALFSGFLSHYLIRDRYGRPGKGNDKGNVEGLVGYARRNFMVPIPQFPTWDAFNAFLEEQCRKRQRDKLRGESETIGERLQRDLAAMRPLPASSFDACDQASAVVTAQSLVRYKTNDYSVPVAYGHQDVWVRGYVNEVVIGCRGEIIARHPRCWEREDVVFDPIHYLPLIEQKINALDQAAPLQGWDLPEEFATLRRLMEGRMAKHGRREYVQVLRLLENFDLPDLHAAVKQAIQLGAIGFDAVKHLILCRVERRPPRLDLAIYPYLPRATVEKTSVKAYMRLLSSDAGEAA
- the istB gene encoding IS21-like element helper ATPase IstB — encoded protein: MSTEAPEILLAHYLKTLKLPTFQREYQKLARLCATEGVDHIDYLFRLAEREMIERDRRKVERRIKAAKFPVVKSLDSFDFTAIPKLNKMQVLELARCEWIDRRENVIALGPSGTGKTHVALGLGLAACQKGLSVGFTTAAALVSEMMEARDERRLLRFQKQMAAYKLLIIDELGFVPLSKTGAELLFELISQRYERGATMITSNLPFDEWTETLGSERLTGALLDRITHHVNILEMNGDSYRLAQSRARKAG
- the istA gene encoding IS21 family transposase, with the translated sequence MELYLKVRLAVSEGMTQRQAAKHFNISRDSVAKMVSYSTPPGYQRRSPIRRPKLDAFVSTIEHWLDEDLKVPRKQRHTARRVFDRLRDECGFTGGYTIIKDYMRERDQRRQEVFVPLAHPPGHAQADFGEAMVVIGGVEQKARFFVLDLPHSDGCYVRAYPAAVAEAWVDGHIHGFAFFGGVPQSIVYDNDRCLVAKILPDGTRKRAVLFSGFLSHYLIRDRYGRPGKGNDKGNVEGLVGYARRNFMVPIPQFATWDAFNAFLEEQCRKRQRDRLRGESETIGERLQRDLAAMRPLPTSPFDACDQASTSVTAQSLVRYKTNDYSVPVAYGHQDVWVRGYVDEVVIGCRGEIIARHPRCWDREDVVFDPIHYLPLIEQKINSLDQAAPLQGWDLPEEFATLRRLMEGRMAKHGRREYVQVLRLLESFELADLHAAVKQAIQLGAIGFDAVKHLILCRVERRPPRLDLAIYPYLPRATVEKTSAKAYMRLLSSDAGEAA
- the trbK-alt gene encoding putative entry exclusion protein TrbK-alt translates to MDGKMLARLGAIIFVAIAITATVIEMTREYEPAQPRPAPALQAPADPPRQSLRHCQQLGEAAVNDPGCLATWAENRDRFLGRTPVPAAPHQNGGQ
- the trbJ gene encoding P-type conjugative transfer protein TrbJ, which codes for MIRIPVSRYVSASVLALTLAMPVALSPMLASPAHAFGFGRIVYDPTNYAQNLLTAARTLEQINHQITSLQNEAQMLINQAKNLASLPYSSLQTLQQNVQRTQQLLAQAQNIAFDVQNVDQMFQQKYGKVSLSATDAQLVADARSRWQNTVGGLQDAMRVQAGVVGNIDTNRAEMSALVGQSQNATGALQATQAGNQLLALQSQQLSDLIALMSANGRSEALIEAERATAAEQGRIQRERFLTPGSGYQPGNARMFGNGNN
- the trbE gene encoding conjugal transfer protein TrbE — protein: MMNLTEYRRTATRLADFLPWAALVGSGVVLNKDGSFQRTAKFRGPDLDSAIAAELVAVAGRINNAVRRLGSGWSIFVEAQRSEAAIYPGSQFPDPASALVDAERKAAFEEAGTHFVSGYFLTFLWLPPAEDAARAETWLYEGREQSGVNPWELMRGFIDRTDRVLALLDGFMPECHWIDDAGTLTYLHSTISTNRHRVRVPEVPMHLDALLADQPLTGGLEPRLGDKHLRVLTIIGFPTAITPGLLDEMNRLAFPYRWSTRAILMDKTDATKLLTKIRRQWFAKRKSIAAILKEVMTNEQSALVDTDASNKALDADMALQELGADVAGMAYVTATVTVWDADPRIADEKLRLVEKIIQGRDFTAMPETVNAVDAWLGSIPGHAYANVRQPPISTLNLAHMIPLSAVWAGPERNEHLGAPPLLYGKTEGSTPFRLSLHVGDVGHTLVVGPTGAGKSVLLALMALQFRRYDRSQIFAFDFGGSIRASALAMGGDWHDLGGGLTEGSEVSVSLQPLAQIDDAYERSWAADWIAAILMREGMTITPEVKEHIWTALTSLASAPAGERTITGLAVLLQSNDLKQALRPYCIGGAYGRLLDAEAEHLGSADVQAFEIEGLVGTGAAPAVLSYLFHRIGDRLDGRPTLLIIDEGWLALDDEGFANQLREWLKTLRKKNASVIFATQSLSDIDGSNIAPAIIESCPTRLLLPNERAIEPQITAIYRRFGLNDRQIEILARATPKRDYYCQSRRGNRLFELGLSEVGLALCAASSKSDQTRIAELIAEHGQDGFLAAWLRDRGVEWAVDLIPNLTNLVERTEPARSVAPDQIHPDDSQEKETLP